In the Gossypium arboreum isolate Shixiya-1 chromosome 10, ASM2569848v2, whole genome shotgun sequence genome, one interval contains:
- the LOC108489310 gene encoding uncharacterized protein LOC108489310 isoform X2 gives MEELRKLEQLHTTLTFMQSHNFVRSSSLDSNRFIANLVLLLLQPCGELNLDMKFRLLSEYLPKISVSFLEEASQWVRFETDERDYQEVNDPSGKKDCLPLQINHEEVAMVGLEAMERANSTLEDFCRSYFMFHGVDIDSPLMIFEYFPVLAFTESYIYQLDGLNEKILSIPTEGDTSLAKEFEKMNYQCWAGTFANMLEKDPFRPLLNVLELRGLLTDRIREEFRSGEEYWALERKLCCALTHKMEISIKDVMRAIHLKSFDYRVLNLLLYQLRGQELF, from the exons ATGGAGGAACTGAGGAAGCTTGAACAACTCCACACAACTCTTACATTTATGCAATCTCATAACTTCGTTCGCTCTTCATCTCTCGATTCAAATCGCTTCATCGCCAATCTCGTCCTTCTCTTA TTACAACCATGCGGCGAACTCAATCTTGACATGAAATTCCGTTTACTTTCTGAATATTTACCAAAA ATTTCAGTCAGCTTTCTGGAAGAAGCATCACAATGGGTTCGTTTTGAAACTGATGAAAGAG aTTATCAAGAGGTTAATGATCCGTCCGGTAAGAAGGATTGCCTCCCATTGCAGATAAACCACGAGGAGGTAGCAATGGTGGGACTGGAAGCAATGGAACGAGCAAATTCTACACTTGAGGATTTT TGCAGATCTTATTTTATGTTTCATGGAGTGGACATAGACAGCCCACttatgatatttgaatatttccCTGTTCTTGCATTCACTGAAAGTTATATTTATCAG TTAGATGGTTTGAATGAGAAGATACTCTCTATACCAACAGAAGGAGACACTTCTCTAGCAAAAGAATTTGAGAAG ATGAACTATCAGTGTTGGGCTGGAACATTTGCAAACATGTTAGAAAAGGATCCATTCAGACCACTTTTAAATGTACTTGAACTCCGGGGACTCCTTACTGACAG GATCAGAGAAGAATTTAGGTCTGGAGAGGAGTACTGGGCATTGGAAAGAAAGCTATGTTGTGCACTAACACACAAAATGGAG ATATCTATTAAAGATGTCATGAGGGCAATTCATCTAAAGTCGTTTGACTATCGGGTGCTGAATCTTCTTCTGTATCAGTTAAGAGGTCAAGAG